A single window of bacterium DNA harbors:
- a CDS encoding TetR/AcrR family transcriptional regulator → MSDDGVNRELGEGGRRERNAARNRAAILQAAREAFCELGFGATTVRDIIRRTDLASGTFYNYFPDKEAILHELVEDFQVELRRRVHEAREAANTLEDLLRNAFRACFEIFVEEEMILDLIMRNSGDIEDLTSVKALDPAAADLANDLRAKAREGVVPEMDFELMALAAVGVAGELAFRMVRKSRDVETATEFATNLFLGGIERTDRSLRLQ, encoded by the coding sequence ATGTCTGACGATGGGGTGAATCGGGAACTCGGGGAAGGCGGGCGGCGCGAGCGGAATGCCGCGCGCAATCGCGCGGCCATATTGCAGGCTGCGCGCGAGGCGTTCTGCGAACTCGGCTTTGGCGCCACGACCGTGCGCGACATCATCCGCCGTACGGATCTGGCCAGCGGCACTTTCTACAACTACTTCCCCGACAAGGAAGCCATCCTTCACGAATTAGTCGAGGATTTTCAGGTCGAGTTGCGACGCCGGGTCCACGAGGCGCGCGAGGCCGCGAACACCCTGGAAGACCTGCTGCGCAACGCTTTCCGGGCCTGTTTCGAAATCTTCGTCGAGGAAGAGATGATCCTCGATCTGATCATGCGCAATTCGGGTGATATCGAGGACCTGACGTCGGTCAAGGCGCTCGACCCGGCTGCCGCCGATCTGGCCAATGACCTGCGTGCCAAGGCGCGGGAGGGTGTGGTGCCGGAGATGGACTTCGAGTTGATGGCGCTGGCCGCGGTGGGTGTCGCCGGTGAACTGGCTTTTCGCATGGTTCGCAAGAGCAGAGACGTCGAGACGGCGACCGAGTTCGCAACGAATCTCTTTCTGGGTGGCATCGAGCGCACAGACCGGTCTTTGCGACTGCAGTAG
- a CDS encoding enoyl-CoA hydratase (Catalyzes the reversible hydration of unsaturated fatty acyl-CoA to beta-hydroxyacyl-CoA) yields the protein MYGNTNEESVVICEVADGIAELTFNRPDRMNTFNPQMSAELVRLFRELGEDESVRAIIVTGAGRAFCAGADLGGGKKTFKSGDEKPKDSADGEEDEVLPRNARARYIQPWKIDKPIIAAMQGPAIGVGLTMALQWDMRIVAEDAKYAFAFVQRGVVAEMASTWILPRLVGIARASDLLLSGRIFLGREAAELGVANEALPRDEVLPRAREMARYIAEHCAPASVALTKRLIWEHMGFDDPFLASEREAKGLARLGRMPDAAEGVMAFLEKRPAQWKLSAKDAPSVD from the coding sequence ATGTACGGCAACACGAACGAGGAATCGGTGGTCATCTGTGAGGTCGCGGACGGAATCGCCGAACTCACGTTCAACCGTCCCGATCGCATGAACACCTTCAACCCTCAGATGAGTGCAGAGCTGGTTCGGCTGTTTCGCGAACTCGGCGAAGACGAGTCGGTGCGCGCAATTATCGTGACGGGTGCGGGGCGGGCCTTTTGCGCGGGTGCGGATCTCGGCGGAGGCAAAAAGACCTTCAAGAGCGGAGACGAGAAGCCAAAGGACAGCGCCGACGGCGAAGAAGACGAGGTCCTCCCGCGCAATGCCCGGGCGCGCTACATCCAACCCTGGAAGATCGACAAGCCGATCATCGCAGCCATGCAGGGTCCGGCGATCGGAGTCGGCCTGACCATGGCCTTGCAATGGGACATGAGAATCGTCGCCGAAGACGCGAAGTACGCCTTCGCGTTCGTGCAGCGCGGCGTCGTGGCCGAAATGGCCAGCACCTGGATCCTGCCGCGACTGGTAGGCATTGCACGCGCCTCCGACCTGCTCTTGAGCGGGCGTATCTTTCTGGGCCGGGAGGCCGCCGAACTCGGCGTCGCCAACGAGGCGCTGCCGCGCGACGAAGTATTGCCGCGCGCACGAGAGATGGCGCGCTACATCGCGGAGCACTGCGCACCCGCGAGCGTGGCCCTGACCAAACGGCTGATCTGGGAACACATGGGTTTCGACGACCCCTTCCTCGCCTCCGAGCGCGAGGCCAAAGGTCTGGCCCGACTGGGTCGCATGCCCGACGCTGCCGAAGGTGTGATGGCCTTTCTGGAGAAGCGCCCCGCGCAGTGGAAACTCTCCGCCAAAGACGCCCCATCGGTCGACTGA
- a CDS encoding DUF3592 domain-containing protein has product MSNESDPSESREEKSSKLSLTAGLLVIVAAAFFIGGVIVIFSERTASAWPSVEGQVISSELASEDIERKNAATGRETRVTRWRVDVRYGYEVGGRRLEGTNIRLLDVATPDRVQAERQFALYPAGAKVRVYHEPEDPANAVLEPTSGVTNWAPLGFAGVLLIVAAGMRFSARFQS; this is encoded by the coding sequence GTGAGTAACGAATCGGATCCGTCCGAAAGCCGGGAAGAGAAGTCGAGCAAACTCTCGCTGACTGCGGGTCTGCTGGTGATCGTGGCCGCGGCCTTCTTCATCGGCGGAGTCATCGTCATCTTCAGCGAGCGCACGGCGAGCGCCTGGCCCTCTGTCGAAGGGCAGGTGATCAGCTCCGAGCTCGCCAGTGAAGACATCGAGCGCAAGAACGCCGCGACCGGGCGCGAGACCCGCGTGACGCGCTGGCGGGTCGACGTGCGATACGGGTATGAGGTCGGCGGTCGCCGTCTCGAGGGCACGAACATCCGTCTGCTCGATGTTGCGACACCCGATCGGGTGCAGGCCGAGCGACAGTTCGCGCTCTACCCCGCGGGTGCAAAGGTGCGCGTCTACCACGAGCCGGAAGACCCGGCGAATGCCGTGCTCGAACCGACTTCGGGCGTGACCAACTGGGCGCCGCTGGGTTTCGCCGGGGTGCTGCTCATCGTGGCCGCCGGGATGCGCTTTTCGGCTCGCTTTCAGAGCTGA
- a CDS encoding LLM class flavin-dependent oxidoreductase, whose amino-acid sequence MSESNDSKPRHWGVLQPLPAPFLVEMARGAEARGLQGCFAAQVYGPPFLPLAAAAAVTERLQLASGIAIAAARSPFETAMAAIDMDRISSGRFVLGLGASVLAWSRGVFGAPEHKPLRHLRETVTAIRHIVSGAHQGLEPFEGEYYRADFKELSPTEPPVRESIPIWIAALRAPMVRLAAEIGDGLIGHPMWSIEWAVEKMAPELDAVLAKAGRRREDIEVNLWPWAAPNPNEAEAIEDSRATMAFYGGVAQYESFFEAHGFLDVARKLQEGVKRGDYRSVAHLVPDEMVRTFVAIGEPAKVRERIERLHGVADSLCVVPPAYGLSPQKALYYAGAIAQTFPNS is encoded by the coding sequence ATGTCCGAATCGAATGACTCCAAGCCCCGACACTGGGGCGTGTTGCAGCCGCTGCCGGCACCCTTCCTGGTCGAAATGGCCCGCGGGGCAGAGGCGCGGGGCCTGCAGGGCTGCTTCGCAGCCCAGGTCTACGGTCCGCCTTTTCTTCCGCTGGCCGCTGCAGCGGCCGTAACCGAGCGCCTGCAACTGGCCAGCGGAATCGCCATCGCGGCCGCCCGCAGCCCGTTCGAGACCGCCATGGCGGCGATCGATATGGATCGCATCTCGAGTGGGCGCTTCGTGCTGGGTCTGGGCGCGAGCGTGCTCGCCTGGTCGCGCGGCGTCTTCGGTGCGCCGGAACACAAGCCTCTTCGCCATCTGCGCGAGACGGTCACCGCCATTCGCCACATCGTGAGCGGTGCGCATCAAGGCCTGGAGCCGTTCGAGGGCGAGTACTATCGAGCGGACTTCAAGGAGCTTTCGCCCACGGAGCCGCCGGTCCGCGAGAGCATCCCCATCTGGATCGCCGCCTTGCGCGCGCCCATGGTGCGCCTGGCCGCCGAGATCGGCGACGGCCTGATCGGTCACCCCATGTGGTCGATCGAGTGGGCGGTGGAGAAAATGGCTCCGGAACTCGACGCGGTGCTGGCCAAGGCCGGTCGTCGTCGCGAGGACATCGAAGTCAACCTCTGGCCCTGGGCGGCTCCGAACCCCAATGAGGCCGAGGCCATTGAAGACTCGCGAGCGACCATGGCGTTTTACGGGGGCGTTGCCCAGTACGAATCGTTCTTTGAAGCCCACGGCTTTCTCGACGTAGCTCGCAAGCTCCAGGAAGGCGTGAAGCGGGGCGACTATCGCAGTGTGGCCCACCTGGTTCCCGACGAAATGGTGCGTACCTTCGTGGCGATCGGTGAGCCCGCGAAAGTGCGCGAGCGCATCGAGCGATTGCACGGCGTGGCCGACTCGTTATGCGTGGTGCCGCCGGCCTACGGGCTGTCGCCGCAGAAGGCACTCTACTACGCCGGGGCGATCGCCCAGACGTTTCCGAATTCCTGA
- a CDS encoding zinc-binding dehydrogenase produces the protein MKAVVFHEHGSVSNLGIEEFPDPIAGPADAVLRVKATSLNGFDPMILAGTTGLRTPLPMIPCGDIAGEVVELGAEVQGGEWKIGDRVCPHPFVFGEGMTGETRLGAACEYVRIPARNLIRIPEGVSEVDAASLPIAYGTAYRMMFTRGQIKAGEKVLILGATGGVGTCCVQIAKLTGAEVAVTGSAAWKLEKLRELGANHTIDTSKEDFVAASHKLFGKPKMMGGGGVDVIINYIGGETWAQALRCLASQGRMLTCGATAGFEPPTDIRYIWTFEQHVIGSNGWMPDEQVAILQMVAEGRIQPAIFAVRPLEDTPRSIQELSDRQVVGKIVITPN, from the coding sequence ATGAAAGCCGTTGTATTCCACGAACACGGTTCGGTCTCGAATCTCGGAATCGAAGAATTCCCGGACCCGATCGCCGGTCCCGCCGATGCGGTTCTGCGCGTAAAAGCGACCTCGCTCAACGGCTTCGATCCGATGATCCTGGCCGGAACGACCGGATTGAGAACGCCCCTGCCCATGATTCCGTGCGGCGACATCGCGGGTGAAGTCGTCGAGCTGGGAGCCGAAGTCCAAGGAGGCGAGTGGAAGATCGGCGATCGCGTCTGCCCACATCCATTCGTGTTCGGTGAGGGCATGACCGGAGAGACGCGACTCGGCGCCGCCTGCGAATACGTGCGCATCCCCGCCAGGAATCTGATCCGGATTCCGGAAGGCGTTTCCGAGGTCGACGCCGCGAGTCTGCCGATCGCCTATGGAACGGCCTACCGGATGATGTTCACACGCGGCCAGATCAAGGCCGGCGAAAAGGTCCTGATCCTGGGCGCGACCGGAGGAGTCGGCACCTGCTGTGTGCAGATCGCAAAACTCACCGGGGCCGAGGTGGCGGTAACCGGCAGCGCCGCCTGGAAGCTTGAAAAGCTGCGCGAACTCGGAGCGAACCACACCATCGACACGTCCAAAGAGGACTTCGTCGCGGCTTCGCACAAACTGTTCGGCAAACCCAAGATGATGGGCGGGGGCGGTGTCGACGTCATCATCAATTACATCGGTGGAGAAACCTGGGCGCAGGCCCTGCGCTGCCTGGCCTCACAAGGGCGCATGCTCACTTGCGGAGCCACCGCCGGTTTCGAGCCCCCCACCGACATCCGCTACATCTGGACTTTCGAGCAACACGTGATCGGATCAAACGGCTGGATGCCCGACGAGCAGGTGGCCATCCTCCAGATGGTCGCTGAAGGTCGGATCCAACCCGCCATTTTCGCGGTCCGTCCGCTCGAAGACACGCCCAGGTCGATCCAGGAACTGAGCGACCGCCAGGTCGTGGGCAAGATCGTCATCACACCGAACTGA
- a CDS encoding MBL fold metallo-hydrolase — MSDLTALSSQIIDEGAPIFPVRVNNELSEIAAGVAVVESFSNVAAIATDDGLILSDTSGESTGPAVVESLRTWSDAPFHTILYTHGHIDHVGGAGAFVANSAALGHRTPRFAGHENLPARFERYRLTAGYNTAINKRQFGEAKKMGIGGAETFLPLETPAPDLVFRDRLGLTVGSVQMDLRHSKGETDDHAWAWLPDRKLILPGDLFMWNFPNAGNPQKVQRYPREWAAALREMSGLGAELLVPAHGFPIAGAERIRRVLDDTAGALETLVNDTLAMMNEGARLDTILHTLKLPAEMLAKPYLRALYDEPEFVIHNIWRLYGGWYDGNPAHLKPAADSALAAEVAKLSGGIEVLITRAKELAEAQDFRLACHLIEMAVQAEPAHKTAHGARSEIYALRRDRESSLMARGIFGSASHESEAKL; from the coding sequence ATGAGCGATCTCACTGCACTTTCGAGCCAGATCATTGACGAAGGCGCGCCGATCTTTCCGGTGCGCGTGAATAACGAACTCAGCGAAATCGCCGCTGGTGTGGCCGTCGTGGAATCGTTCTCGAACGTCGCGGCAATTGCGACCGACGACGGACTGATTCTGTCGGACACCAGTGGAGAATCCACGGGGCCCGCCGTGGTCGAGAGTCTGCGCACGTGGAGCGATGCGCCGTTCCACACCATCCTCTACACGCACGGACACATCGATCACGTGGGGGGAGCCGGTGCATTCGTGGCCAACTCTGCAGCCCTCGGGCATCGCACGCCGCGCTTTGCGGGTCACGAAAACCTGCCCGCGCGCTTCGAACGCTATCGACTGACTGCCGGCTACAACACCGCGATCAACAAGCGTCAGTTTGGCGAAGCCAAGAAGATGGGCATCGGCGGAGCCGAGACCTTTCTACCGCTGGAGACCCCGGCGCCGGATCTGGTCTTTCGAGATCGCCTGGGACTGACGGTCGGCAGCGTGCAGATGGATCTGCGCCACTCCAAGGGCGAGACGGACGACCACGCCTGGGCCTGGCTGCCCGATCGCAAGCTGATCCTGCCCGGGGATTTGTTCATGTGGAACTTCCCAAACGCAGGCAACCCTCAGAAAGTACAGCGTTATCCCCGTGAGTGGGCCGCCGCCCTGCGGGAGATGTCCGGCCTGGGAGCGGAACTCCTGGTTCCCGCCCACGGCTTTCCCATCGCGGGCGCCGAGCGCATCCGCAGAGTGCTCGACGACACCGCAGGCGCCCTCGAAACCCTGGTGAACGACACCCTCGCGATGATGAACGAGGGAGCGCGCCTCGACACCATCTTGCACACACTGAAGCTACCCGCCGAAATGCTCGCGAAGCCCTATCTGCGCGCGCTCTACGATGAACCAGAGTTCGTGATCCACAACATCTGGCGCTTGTACGGAGGCTGGTACGACGGCAACCCCGCGCATCTCAAACCGGCTGCGGATTCCGCATTGGCCGCCGAAGTGGCGAAACTAAGCGGCGGGATCGAAGTGCTGATCACACGCGCAAAAGAACTGGCCGAAGCGCAGGACTTCCGCCTCGCCTGCCACCTGATCGAAATGGCCGTGCAAGCCGAACCCGCTCACAAGACCGCTCACGGAGCACGCAGTGAGATCTACGCTTTGCGTCGCGACCGGGAGAGCTCACTCATGGCCCGGGGGATCTTCGGCTCGGCGTCCCACGAGTCCGAGGCAAAGCTCTAG
- a CDS encoding NnrS family protein, producing the protein MEDPLASPNSKAEHPLWQRAFRPFFLGAGVYAGFAVLVWAAILRGILPDPGWLTAPWWHGHEMVFGFAAAAIAGFLLTASPVWTGRRATTGRPLMAVVAFWLLGRVAMLLAGGLPTWLVAAVDLAFLPAVAFVLMRTLWGSGQSHNYGVVALVVLLALANAAIHAQALGLTSASAPRALRLAVDVVVVLVIVIGGRITPAFTRNAMIRRGLQAVVRSNPRLNQLAVASVVLVAALDLFLVYGVICGIAAGLAAVAVAVRMLGWQTARNWNDPLVWSLHAGPIWVSIGLLLVAASNLGAPIAVSAGLHALTAGAIGSMILAMTTRVSLGHTGRPLQLPTGGIGIYVLVHVGALVRVSAALAPSIGPTLLLVGALLWSAAFLLFAALYGSILMQPRIDGVEG; encoded by the coding sequence ATGGAGGATCCCCTGGCCTCACCCAATTCAAAAGCTGAACACCCACTCTGGCAGCGAGCCTTCCGCCCCTTTTTTCTGGGAGCCGGTGTCTACGCGGGTTTCGCAGTCCTGGTCTGGGCCGCAATCCTACGCGGGATCCTGCCCGACCCGGGCTGGCTCACGGCGCCCTGGTGGCACGGGCACGAGATGGTCTTCGGCTTCGCGGCCGCCGCGATCGCCGGTTTTCTGCTGACCGCCTCTCCGGTCTGGACCGGACGCCGCGCCACGACCGGACGGCCGCTCATGGCCGTGGTGGCATTCTGGCTGCTCGGCCGCGTCGCGATGCTTCTGGCCGGCGGTCTTCCGACCTGGCTGGTCGCCGCAGTCGACCTCGCCTTTCTTCCGGCGGTCGCCTTCGTATTGATGCGCACCCTCTGGGGTAGCGGCCAGAGCCACAATTACGGGGTCGTGGCCCTGGTGGTCCTGCTCGCCCTCGCCAATGCCGCGATCCACGCACAGGCCCTGGGCCTCACTTCTGCGTCGGCACCTCGCGCCCTGCGTCTTGCAGTCGATGTCGTCGTCGTCCTGGTCATCGTGATCGGCGGACGCATCACTCCGGCGTTTACCCGCAACGCGATGATCCGCCGGGGCCTCCAGGCCGTCGTCCGCTCGAATCCGCGGCTCAACCAATTGGCCGTCGCATCGGTGGTCCTGGTAGCTGCGCTCGATCTATTCCTCGTATACGGCGTCATCTGCGGAATCGCAGCGGGCCTGGCGGCCGTCGCGGTCGCGGTGCGCATGCTGGGTTGGCAGACGGCGCGCAACTGGAATGATCCCCTGGTCTGGTCGCTCCACGCCGGTCCGATCTGGGTCAGCATCGGACTCCTTCTGGTTGCGGCATCCAACCTCGGCGCGCCCATCGCCGTTTCCGCGGGCCTGCACGCACTGACCGCCGGTGCGATCGGTTCGATGATCCTCGCGATGACCACGCGCGTGAGCCTGGGGCATACGGGCCGTCCGCTTCAGCTTCCGACGGGCGGGATCGGCATCTACGTGCTGGTTCACGTCGGTGCCCTCGTACGAGTCAGCGCGGCTCTCGCGCCGAGTATCGGCCCCACACTCCTATTGGTCGGCGCCCTGCTCTGGTCGGCAGCCTTCCTGCTATTCGCCGCACTGTACGGGTCGATTCTGATGCAACCTCGGATTGACGGAGTTGAAGGCTGA
- a CDS encoding DUF3237 domain-containing protein, which yields MKLEPLFNYRAELKPAVSTGNGPLGTRSIFDVTGGTANGPRLHGKLLASGADWLLMDDRGTGRLDVRGTIETDDGALIYLQYHGVLEMNEKVATALAKGEATEFGDTYFMTQPRFETGDSRYDWLNRIVGVGEGRIMPNAVEYRVFEVVNG from the coding sequence ATGAAGCTCGAGCCTCTGTTCAACTATCGTGCTGAACTGAAGCCAGCCGTCAGCACGGGCAACGGACCGTTGGGCACGCGCAGTATCTTCGATGTGACGGGTGGAACGGCGAACGGACCCCGCCTGCACGGAAAACTGCTGGCGAGCGGAGCCGACTGGCTGCTGATGGACGACAGGGGGACCGGACGTCTGGACGTGCGCGGCACGATCGAGACCGATGACGGTGCTCTCATCTATCTCCAGTACCACGGTGTGCTGGAAATGAACGAGAAGGTGGCCACGGCGCTCGCGAAGGGCGAAGCCACGGAGTTTGGCGATACCTACTTCATGACCCAGCCGCGCTTCGAGACGGGCGATTCCCGCTACGACTGGCTGAATCGCATCGTCGGCGTGGGGGAGGGCAGGATCATGCCGAACGCGGTCGAGTATCGCGTCTTCGAGGTGGTGAACGGCTGA
- a CDS encoding acyl-CoA dehydrogenase, translating to MSFQVPEHVKPIRAAVERFIVDRIYPVEAALEERDTEESRRVLRGLMQAAKEEGLWALGHPKEIGGQGLPFLDYVYVNEIIGRSGPAMVALGTHSLQDSIMLNEFASDEWRERYLKPLVAAEVFPSFGMTEPDVGSSDPTQLQTAAVLEDGQWVINGRKWFISGADVAAYTTVMCRTEPDAPAHNAFSMIVVPTDTLGYEVVREPRVMGRRGGHCEISLRNVRVPESNLLGPRGAGFQIAQRRLGPGRIFHCMRWLGQAQRAFDLMCERANSRVTFGKTLGEHQQIQKFVFDSLCEIQASRMLTLAAAHKIDQGDEARVEIGMIKVVGAEMLHNVIDRAIQVHGAKGVTDDTPLERMYREARFARIYDGPDEVHVVSTARRVLKSYKIGDGWDFGQR from the coding sequence ATGAGTTTTCAGGTTCCCGAACACGTCAAGCCGATCCGCGCCGCCGTCGAGCGCTTCATCGTGGACAGGATCTACCCGGTCGAGGCCGCGCTCGAGGAACGCGACACCGAGGAAAGCCGACGCGTGCTGCGCGGACTCATGCAAGCCGCGAAGGAAGAAGGCCTGTGGGCGCTGGGGCACCCCAAAGAGATCGGTGGCCAGGGGCTTCCCTTTCTCGACTACGTGTACGTGAACGAGATCATCGGCCGCTCCGGGCCCGCGATGGTGGCCCTGGGCACGCACTCGCTACAGGACTCGATCATGCTCAACGAGTTCGCTTCGGACGAATGGCGCGAGCGCTATCTGAAGCCACTGGTGGCCGCCGAGGTCTTCCCGAGCTTCGGCATGACTGAACCCGATGTGGGCAGTTCCGATCCGACCCAACTACAGACCGCGGCGGTACTCGAAGACGGTCAGTGGGTGATCAACGGGCGCAAGTGGTTCATCTCCGGAGCAGACGTGGCCGCCTACACCACCGTCATGTGCCGCACCGAACCCGACGCGCCCGCACACAATGCCTTCAGCATGATCGTCGTTCCCACCGACACGCTCGGCTACGAAGTCGTGCGCGAACCGCGAGTAATGGGACGCCGCGGCGGACACTGCGAGATCAGCCTGCGCAATGTGCGCGTTCCCGAGTCCAACTTGCTCGGCCCGCGCGGAGCGGGATTCCAGATCGCACAGCGCAGACTCGGACCGGGACGCATCTTTCACTGCATGCGCTGGCTGGGCCAGGCGCAACGCGCCTTCGACCTGATGTGCGAGCGTGCGAACTCTCGCGTCACCTTCGGAAAGACCCTGGGCGAGCACCAGCAGATCCAGAAGTTCGTCTTCGACAGTCTGTGTGAGATCCAGGCCAGTCGCATGCTGACGCTCGCGGCCGCACATAAGATCGACCAGGGCGACGAGGCGCGCGTGGAGATCGGAATGATCAAGGTCGTGGGCGCAGAGATGCTCCACAACGTGATCGATCGGGCGATCCAGGTGCACGGCGCAAAGGGCGTGACCGATGACACTCCGCTCGAGCGCATGTATCGCGAGGCGCGCTTCGCGCGCATCTACGACGGTCCCGACGAAGTTCACGTGGTCTCGACCGCACGCCGCGTACTCAAATCCTACAAGATCGGCGACGGCTGGGATTTCGGGCAACGGTAA
- a CDS encoding AMP-binding protein, whose protein sequence is MRERSEMILADLIQIRAEEKPDLDVLTFEHLSLDNEATPDEVRTYADLVRNANSLAADLIARGMAPGDRFGLMMRNHPEFVETMIAASITGCVFVPIDPRTKGEKLAFMLRNAGCRGMVCADYSLAEVTNARSQNPDLGWILALETNEEAGSLTLADTTGVESLAEVLAKPAASVDVRLKTPMDPLQIIYTSGTTGDPKGVVFPNARFGAYVGLGMIAGYQPDERPYTGLSLTHGNAQAVTLGPSLAMGLRTIFSRRFTKSKLWDVCRRHGGTTFSLLGGMATAIYSEPRKADDADNPVRRVASAGMPAAIWESFAERFDVEVLEWYAAVEGGLAFKPVGVGPVGSFGKPPPNLEMKVLDESDQECPAFAQGEICSRPVDGSKATVEYHGNREASEKKTQGGWLRSGDVGHTDDEGWFFFDYRKGGGIRHNGDFVNVSFVEKAIAEVPSVSDVFVYGVPAASGAPGEKDVVAAIVATDAASFSPQDVFVACREALESNFVPSYLQVVSEIPKTASEKPQERFLLEKFAVDGPSIFTETR, encoded by the coding sequence ATGCGCGAACGTAGCGAGATGATCCTTGCGGATCTGATTCAGATCCGCGCCGAGGAGAAGCCGGATCTCGACGTGCTCACCTTCGAGCACTTGAGCCTCGACAACGAAGCGACACCCGATGAGGTGCGCACATACGCAGACCTGGTGCGCAATGCCAATAGTCTTGCGGCGGATCTGATCGCGCGGGGTATGGCGCCCGGCGATCGCTTCGGGTTGATGATGCGCAATCATCCCGAGTTCGTGGAGACGATGATCGCCGCCTCGATCACCGGTTGTGTGTTCGTGCCGATCGATCCGCGCACCAAGGGCGAAAAGCTGGCCTTCATGCTGCGCAACGCCGGATGTCGCGGGATGGTGTGCGCGGACTACTCGCTCGCCGAGGTCACCAACGCGCGTAGCCAGAATCCCGATCTGGGCTGGATTCTGGCGCTCGAAACCAATGAAGAGGCTGGATCGCTCACGCTCGCCGATACCACCGGAGTCGAGTCGCTCGCGGAAGTGCTGGCCAAGCCCGCTGCGAGCGTCGATGTGCGTTTGAAGACGCCGATGGATCCCCTGCAGATCATCTATACCTCGGGCACCACGGGCGACCCCAAGGGCGTCGTCTTTCCCAACGCCCGCTTCGGTGCGTATGTAGGTCTGGGAATGATCGCCGGTTATCAGCCGGACGAGCGTCCTTATACGGGGCTTTCTCTCACGCACGGCAACGCGCAGGCCGTCACGCTCGGGCCTTCGCTGGCGATGGGGTTGCGAACCATCTTCAGTCGTCGCTTCACCAAGTCAAAACTCTGGGACGTGTGTCGACGCCACGGCGGTACCACATTCTCACTGCTCGGCGGCATGGCGACGGCCATCTACTCCGAGCCACGCAAGGCCGATGACGCCGACAATCCCGTGCGTCGCGTGGCCAGCGCGGGCATGCCTGCGGCGATCTGGGAATCGTTTGCGGAGCGCTTCGACGTGGAGGTTCTGGAGTGGTACGCCGCGGTCGAAGGTGGACTGGCGTTCAAGCCGGTGGGTGTCGGCCCAGTCGGTTCTTTCGGCAAGCCACCCCCCAATCTCGAGATGAAGGTCCTCGACGAGAGCGACCAGGAGTGCCCGGCATTCGCACAGGGCGAGATCTGTTCGCGCCCGGTCGATGGATCCAAGGCCACGGTCGAGTACCACGGGAATCGCGAAGCTTCCGAGAAGAAGACTCAGGGTGGCTGGTTGCGCAGCGGCGACGTCGGTCATACCGATGACGAAGGCTGGTTCTTCTTCGACTATCGCAAGGGCGGTGGCATCCGGCACAACGGCGATTTCGTGAATGTGAGTTTCGTGGAGAAGGCCATCGCCGAAGTTCCCTCGGTCAGTGACGTCTTCGTCTACGGTGTGCCTGCGGCATCGGGTGCGCCGGGCGAGAAGGACGTGGTGGCGGCGATCGTGGCGACCGATGCGGCGAGTTTCTCGCCCCAGGACGTGTTCGTGGCCTGTCGCGAGGCTCTGGAGTCGAACTTCGTTCCCTCGTACCTGCAGGTCGTGAGCGAGATCCCGAAGACGGCGTCCGAGAAGCCGCAGGAGCGATTCCTGTTGGAGAAGTTCGCGGTCGACGGTCCTTCGATCTTCACGGAAACTCGCTGA